A single genomic interval of Streptomyces graminofaciens harbors:
- a CDS encoding copper resistance protein CopC, translating to MSRLRPLLLLLLVTVGALFAGAGPVSAHAALTGSDPQQGSVVQEAPAQVSLTFSEKVAMSDGSVRVYDPKGKQVDTGETSDLGGNSYGVKLHSGLPDGTFTVTYQVVSADSHPVAGAFTFSVGAPSKTTVAVPEQTAGGGVVGGLYGFARYLSYAGYILLIGGAVFVLACWQRGAGVRPVQRLVVSGWLTLTAATLAMLLLRGSYTGSGKPGDVFDLDLLGQVLQTKTGAALVSRLLLLAAAALFIAVLFGAFARRDEEESEASAEAGEDEGAEEKSEVSPDDATDDAPDDATDDATDDATDDLDAKKDLTLGLAIGGGVVAAGLAASWAMAEHASTGIQTGIAMPVDILHLLAVATWLGGLATLLVALFRAPADAQIETAAVRRFSRVAFGSVLVLTVTGVYQSWRQLGSWSALTDTSYGRLLLVKIGLVAVLVGIAWISRRWTAQLAEVPTAEETAAGTVAVAVAAATATATAVTEREPVAARTASGDTEQAAMGGRTEGGGGSGQGPEGGSSGQAAAGGGSGRAVHGSGTRQAADGEVSERAAQLARQRAAMASAREKKIRNADPGRGGLRRSVLAEAGVAVVLLAVTTALTSTEPGRTVKEAEAANAAVTQDADVSGALALDMAFDTGGRKGRGVVRLELDPARAGANEMHLYVQSPDGRVFDVPEVKVAFTLEAKKIGPLPVVPDRITTGHWSANGVQLPMAGEWKISVTVRTSDIDQVTVTKNAQIG from the coding sequence TTGAGCCGGTTGAGGCCCCTGCTGTTGCTGTTGCTCGTCACCGTCGGAGCGCTGTTCGCCGGTGCCGGACCCGTCTCCGCGCACGCCGCGCTGACCGGTAGCGACCCGCAGCAGGGATCGGTGGTCCAGGAGGCACCCGCCCAGGTGTCGCTGACCTTCTCCGAGAAGGTCGCGATGTCCGACGGCTCGGTGCGCGTGTACGACCCCAAAGGCAAGCAGGTCGACACCGGCGAGACGTCCGACCTGGGCGGCAACTCCTACGGGGTGAAGCTGCACTCGGGCCTGCCCGACGGCACGTTCACCGTCACCTACCAGGTGGTCTCGGCGGACAGCCACCCCGTCGCCGGCGCCTTCACCTTCTCGGTGGGGGCGCCCTCGAAGACGACGGTCGCGGTCCCCGAGCAGACCGCGGGCGGCGGGGTCGTCGGCGGCCTCTACGGCTTCGCGCGCTACCTCTCGTACGCCGGCTACATCCTGCTGATCGGCGGCGCGGTCTTCGTGCTGGCCTGCTGGCAGCGGGGCGCCGGTGTGCGACCCGTCCAGCGCCTGGTCGTCTCCGGCTGGCTGACGCTGACCGCCGCCACGCTCGCGATGCTGCTCCTGCGCGGCTCGTACACCGGCTCCGGCAAGCCCGGCGACGTCTTCGACCTGGATCTGCTCGGCCAGGTCCTCCAGACCAAGACGGGCGCGGCCCTCGTCTCCCGCCTGCTGCTCCTCGCCGCGGCGGCCCTGTTCATCGCGGTCCTGTTCGGGGCGTTCGCACGGCGCGACGAGGAGGAGAGCGAGGCCTCGGCGGAGGCCGGGGAGGACGAGGGCGCCGAGGAGAAAAGTGAGGTGTCCCCGGACGACGCCACGGACGACGCCCCTGACGACGCCACGGACGACGCCACGGACGACGCCACGGACGACCTCGACGCCAAGAAGGACCTCACTCTCGGGCTGGCGATCGGCGGTGGCGTCGTCGCGGCCGGGCTCGCGGCGAGCTGGGCGATGGCCGAGCACGCCTCGACCGGCATCCAGACCGGCATCGCCATGCCCGTCGACATCCTGCATCTGCTGGCCGTCGCCACCTGGCTGGGCGGCCTGGCGACCCTGCTCGTGGCTCTGTTCCGGGCACCCGCAGACGCACAGATCGAGACGGCGGCCGTACGACGCTTCTCCCGGGTCGCCTTCGGCAGCGTGCTCGTGCTGACCGTGACCGGCGTCTACCAGTCGTGGCGTCAGCTCGGCTCCTGGTCGGCCCTCACCGACACGTCGTACGGCCGGCTGCTGCTGGTGAAGATCGGGCTGGTGGCCGTACTCGTCGGCATCGCGTGGATCTCGCGCCGGTGGACCGCACAGCTGGCGGAGGTGCCGACGGCCGAGGAAACGGCGGCTGGCACTGTGGCTGTAGCTGTGGCTGCAGCTACAGCCACAGCTACAGCTGTCACCGAGCGGGAGCCGGTGGCCGCGCGTACGGCGAGCGGTGACACCGAGCAGGCGGCCATGGGCGGGCGGACCGAAGGTGGCGGCGGCTCGGGGCAGGGTCCCGAGGGCGGCAGCTCCGGTCAGGCCGCGGCGGGGGGCGGCTCCGGGCGGGCTGTCCATGGCAGCGGCACCAGGCAGGCTGCCGATGGTGAGGTTTCCGAGCGCGCCGCTCAGCTCGCCCGGCAGCGGGCCGCGATGGCCAGCGCGCGCGAGAAGAAGATCCGGAACGCCGACCCGGGCCGTGGCGGCCTGCGCCGCTCTGTGCTGGCGGAGGCCGGCGTGGCCGTCGTCCTCCTCGCCGTCACAACGGCCCTGACCTCCACCGAGCCCGGCCGCACGGTGAAGGAGGCCGAGGCGGCCAACGCGGCCGTGACGCAGGACGCGGACGTGTCGGGGGCGCTGGCCCTGGACATGGCGTTCGACACCGGCGGCCGCAAGGGCAGGGGAGTCGTACGGCTGGAGCTCGACCCCGCGCGCGCCGGCGCCAACGAGATGCACCTCTACGTCCAGAGCCCCGACGGCAGGGTCTTCGACGTCCCCGAGGTGAAGGTCGCCTTCACCCTGGAGGCCAAGAAGATCGGGCCACTGCCGGTGGTCCCGGACCGCATCACCACCGGGCACTGGTCGGCGAACGGCGTACAGCTCCCCATGGCCGGTGAATGGAAGATCTCGGTCACCGTACGGACATCGGACATCGACCAGGTGACCGTCACCAAGAACGCTCAGATCGGCTGA
- the efeB gene encoding iron uptake transporter deferrochelatase/peroxidase subunit, giving the protein MAELFEEGSAPTGSRGTARATQDDSRSPSSSSELRRDGDTPSSELSGGTISRRRLLGTAGATGLTLGAAGGAAGYAAASSSDSSGSSSDVTPVSSLGAGEVMFHVKHQPGITTPLQARGHLVAFDLAAGAGRKEAAALLRRWSETARRLMAGEPSAQDDTGIARDAGPSSLTVTFGFGHSFFGRTGLEKQRPDALDPLPDFSSDHLDRTRSNGDLWVQIGADDALVAFHALRAIQKDAGSAARVRWQMNGFNRSPGATAHPMTARNLMGQIDGTRNPKPTESDFDERIFVPASGGSGDPEWMANGSYAVVRRIRMLLDDWDQLSLKQQEDVIGRRKSDGAALSGGSGATETTEMDLEKTGSDGKLLVPINAHARISRPDQNGGAAMLRRPFSFHDGIDKDGIPDAGLLFVCWQTDPLRGFVTVQRKLDRGDALSKFIRHESSGLFAVPGGAAKGGYVGQGLMEG; this is encoded by the coding sequence ATGGCTGAACTTTTCGAGGAGGGCTCCGCCCCCACCGGGTCGCGGGGAACTGCGCGGGCAACCCAGGACGACTCGCGGTCGCCATCGAGCTCTTCGGAGCTACGGCGGGACGGCGACACCCCGTCGTCAGAGCTCTCCGGCGGAACGATCTCCAGGCGCCGGCTCCTGGGCACGGCCGGGGCGACCGGCCTGACTCTGGGCGCGGCGGGCGGCGCCGCCGGATACGCGGCGGCGTCCTCGTCCGACTCCTCCGGCTCCTCCTCGGACGTCACACCGGTGTCCTCCCTGGGTGCGGGGGAGGTCATGTTTCACGTGAAACATCAGCCCGGGATCACCACCCCGCTGCAGGCACGCGGCCACCTCGTCGCCTTCGACCTGGCGGCCGGTGCCGGGCGGAAGGAGGCGGCCGCCCTGCTGCGCCGCTGGTCGGAGACGGCCCGGCGGCTGATGGCCGGGGAGCCCTCCGCGCAGGACGACACGGGTATCGCGCGCGACGCGGGACCTTCGTCGTTGACGGTCACCTTCGGCTTCGGCCACAGCTTCTTCGGCCGCACCGGCCTGGAGAAGCAGCGCCCGGACGCCCTGGACCCGCTGCCCGACTTCTCCTCCGACCATCTCGACAGAACGCGCAGCAACGGCGATCTGTGGGTGCAGATCGGTGCCGATGACGCCCTGGTCGCCTTCCACGCCCTGCGCGCGATCCAGAAGGACGCGGGGAGCGCGGCCCGCGTCCGCTGGCAGATGAACGGCTTCAACCGGTCACCGGGTGCCACGGCCCACCCCATGACGGCACGCAACCTGATGGGCCAGATCGACGGCACCCGCAACCCGAAGCCGACCGAGTCCGACTTCGACGAGCGGATCTTCGTGCCCGCCTCCGGCGGGTCCGGCGACCCGGAGTGGATGGCCAACGGTTCGTACGCCGTCGTACGACGTATCCGCATGCTCCTCGATGACTGGGATCAGCTGTCGCTGAAGCAGCAGGAGGACGTCATCGGCCGCCGGAAGTCGGACGGGGCGGCACTGAGCGGTGGCAGCGGGGCCACCGAGACGACCGAGATGGACCTGGAGAAGACAGGCTCGGACGGCAAGCTCCTGGTCCCGATCAACGCTCACGCCCGGATCAGCCGCCCCGACCAGAACGGCGGCGCGGCCATGCTCCGCCGCCCGTTCTCCTTCCACGACGGCATCGACAAGGACGGCATCCCGGACGCGGGCCTCCTCTTCGTCTGCTGGCAGACCGACCCGCTCCGCGGCTTCGTCACGGTCCAACGCAAGCTCGACCGCGGCGACGCCCTGTCCAAGTTCATCCGCCACGAGTCGAGCGGCCTCTTCGCGGTGCCGGGGGGCGCGGCGAAGGGTGGGTATGTGGGGCAGGGGTTGATGGAGGGTTAG
- the pheA gene encoding prephenate dehydratase, whose product MPASYVYLGPEGTFTEVALRTLPESATRELVPMVSVPAALDAVRNGEAEAAFVPIENSVEGGITTTLDELVAGAPLMIYREVLLSITFALLVRPGTKLSEIKTVTAHPAAQPQVRNWMKANLPPDVVWESAASNADGARLVQEGRYDAAFAGEFAAARYGLEPLEREIHDAENAQTRFVLVGRPARPAAPTGADKTSVVIWQRDDHPGGLRDLLGEFAVRGVNLMLLQSRPTGEGIGNYCFAIDAEGHISDRRVAEALMGLKRICLQVRFLGSYPRADSDVADVRPTSPGTSDEEFVAAADWVARCQDGRF is encoded by the coding sequence ATGCCAGCCAGCTACGTGTACCTCGGACCCGAGGGCACCTTCACCGAGGTCGCCCTGCGCACGCTGCCGGAGTCCGCGACCCGCGAGCTCGTCCCGATGGTGTCCGTGCCCGCCGCACTCGACGCCGTCCGCAACGGCGAGGCCGAAGCCGCGTTCGTACCGATCGAGAACTCCGTGGAGGGCGGCATCACGACCACGCTCGACGAGCTGGTCGCGGGCGCCCCGCTGATGATCTACCGCGAGGTGCTCCTCTCGATCACCTTCGCACTGCTGGTCAGGCCGGGCACGAAGCTTTCGGAGATCAAGACGGTCACCGCGCACCCGGCCGCCCAGCCCCAGGTCCGCAACTGGATGAAGGCCAACCTGCCGCCCGACGTGGTCTGGGAGTCAGCCGCCTCGAACGCGGACGGCGCCCGACTCGTCCAGGAGGGCCGTTACGACGCCGCCTTCGCCGGTGAGTTCGCGGCGGCCCGGTACGGCCTGGAGCCCCTGGAGCGGGAGATCCACGACGCGGAGAACGCCCAGACCCGGTTCGTCCTGGTCGGCCGCCCCGCGCGTCCTGCGGCCCCGACCGGCGCCGACAAGACGTCCGTCGTCATCTGGCAGCGCGACGACCACCCCGGCGGACTGCGCGATCTCCTCGGCGAGTTCGCCGTCCGCGGCGTCAACCTGATGCTGCTGCAGTCCCGTCCGACCGGCGAGGGCATCGGCAACTACTGCTTCGCCATCGACGCCGAGGGCCACATCTCCGACCGCCGGGTGGCCGAGGCGCTGATGGGCCTCAAGCGCATCTGCCTCCAGGTGCGCTTCCTCGGCTCGTACCCGCGCGCCGACTCCGACGTCGCGGACGTCCGGCCCACATCGCCCGGCACCTCGGACGAGGAGTTCGTCGCGGCGGCGGACTGGGTGGCCCGCTGCCAGGACGGCCGGTTCTGA